Proteins co-encoded in one Opitutus terrae PB90-1 genomic window:
- a CDS encoding proline--tRNA ligase: protein MKLWSQYFVPTLKESPADAEIASHKLLIRAGLVRKLGGGLYTYLPLGLRVMQKLTQLCREELERAGAIELWMPHVHPVELWQQGPRWAAAREIMFRADSAGDGKHGPREPEFVLGPTHEEIVTPLVKAEITSYRDLPKNFFQIATKFRNEIRPRFGLMRAREFVMMDAYSFDVDDDRAIKSYQAMKAAYEAFFRRIGVQAIAVEADTGVMGGSFSHEFMVPAEVGDDDVIYNEASGYAANREKARSALVPADLSDAAPVGAVEEFATPGVVTIAALEAAPYSVPADRQFKTLVYVGDGKPFVVILRGSDELEEAKLGALGFGLFRPAAPEEIEPVLGAKPGSLGAVKGTIKNPTALAGVFADHAIRLIGNGTTGANKDGFHLRNVNVTRDLAITRFGDFRRVRAGEPDVKSGQPLQVRRGIEVGHIFKLGTKYSEKSGAVYTDDQKQSHLMVMGSYGIGISRTLQAIIEQSHDADGIVWPWNSAPFHVLICVLDPQLAEAVDLARKLAAAAEKAGAEVLVDDRAERPGVKFKDADLVGIPLRLTIGGKGLKEGVVELKWRHQKDVAKVPLAEAEAKLAAAVAEAQAKANA, encoded by the coding sequence ATGAAACTCTGGTCGCAGTATTTCGTTCCCACGCTGAAAGAAAGTCCGGCGGACGCGGAAATCGCCTCGCACAAGCTGCTGATTCGCGCGGGGCTGGTCCGCAAGCTCGGTGGCGGGCTCTACACCTATCTGCCGCTCGGATTGCGCGTGATGCAGAAGCTGACGCAGCTCTGCCGGGAAGAGTTGGAGCGCGCCGGAGCGATCGAGTTGTGGATGCCGCACGTGCATCCGGTCGAACTCTGGCAGCAGGGACCGCGCTGGGCCGCGGCGCGCGAGATCATGTTCCGCGCCGACAGCGCCGGCGACGGCAAGCACGGACCGCGCGAGCCGGAGTTCGTGCTAGGGCCGACGCACGAGGAAATCGTCACGCCGCTCGTGAAGGCGGAGATCACGAGCTATCGCGACCTGCCGAAAAACTTCTTCCAGATCGCCACGAAGTTCCGGAACGAGATCCGTCCGCGGTTCGGGCTGATGCGCGCGCGCGAGTTCGTGATGATGGATGCGTATTCGTTCGACGTGGATGACGACCGCGCGATCAAGAGCTACCAGGCGATGAAGGCGGCCTACGAGGCGTTCTTCCGTCGGATTGGCGTGCAGGCGATCGCCGTTGAGGCGGACACCGGGGTGATGGGCGGCAGCTTCTCGCACGAGTTCATGGTGCCGGCGGAGGTCGGCGACGACGATGTGATCTACAACGAGGCCAGCGGCTACGCGGCGAATCGTGAGAAGGCAAGGAGCGCGCTCGTGCCGGCCGACCTGAGCGACGCGGCGCCGGTGGGAGCAGTCGAGGAATTCGCCACGCCCGGCGTGGTGACGATCGCGGCGCTCGAAGCGGCGCCTTATTCCGTGCCGGCGGATCGGCAGTTCAAGACGCTGGTCTACGTCGGCGACGGCAAGCCGTTTGTCGTGATCCTGCGCGGCTCGGACGAGTTGGAGGAAGCCAAGTTGGGTGCGCTCGGGTTTGGATTGTTCCGGCCGGCAGCGCCGGAGGAAATCGAGCCCGTGCTGGGCGCAAAACCCGGCAGCCTCGGCGCGGTGAAGGGCACGATCAAAAACCCGACGGCGCTTGCCGGCGTGTTTGCGGATCATGCGATCCGGCTGATCGGCAATGGCACGACCGGAGCGAACAAGGACGGCTTCCACCTGCGCAACGTCAACGTCACGCGCGATCTCGCGATCACGCGGTTCGGCGATTTCCGGCGCGTGCGCGCCGGCGAGCCCGACGTGAAATCGGGCCAGCCGCTGCAGGTGCGGCGCGGCATCGAGGTCGGCCACATCTTCAAGCTCGGCACCAAATACTCCGAGAAATCCGGCGCGGTTTACACGGACGACCAGAAGCAGAGTCACCTGATGGTGATGGGCAGCTATGGCATCGGCATCAGCCGCACGCTGCAGGCGATCATCGAACAGAGCCACGACGCGGACGGCATCGTGTGGCCGTGGAACTCGGCTCCGTTCCACGTGCTGATCTGCGTGCTCGATCCGCAGCTCGCCGAGGCCGTGGATCTCGCGCGCAAGCTGGCCGCGGCTGCGGAAAAAGCCGGCGCGGAGGTGCTGGTGGACGACCGTGCGGAACGTCCGGGCGTGAAGTTCAAGGACGCCGATCTCGTCGGTATTCCGCTGCGCCTCACCATCGGCGGCAAGGGCCTGAAGGAGGGCGTCGTCGAGCTGAAATGGCGCCATCAGAAGGACGTCGCGAAGGTCCCGCTCGCCGAGGCCGAGGCGAAACTCGCCGCCGCGGTGGCGGAGGCGCAGGCCAAGGCGAATGCCTGA
- a CDS encoding ATP-dependent Clp protease adaptor ClpS, with amino-acid sequence MMNPLRSPRLESNPHSSPESQGATALALEGIWRVVVLNDPVNLMSYVVMVFKKVFGFDDATARRHMLEVHEQGRSIVWSGLREKAEAYAFTLQQWHLTAVLEPDETH; translated from the coding sequence ATGATGAACCCTCTCCGGAGTCCACGCCTGGAATCCAACCCGCACTCCTCGCCGGAATCGCAAGGGGCGACGGCGCTGGCGTTGGAGGGGATTTGGCGCGTCGTGGTGCTCAATGACCCGGTCAACCTGATGTCCTACGTCGTGATGGTGTTTAAAAAGGTTTTCGGTTTCGACGACGCGACCGCCCGGCGGCACATGCTGGAGGTGCATGAGCAGGGCCGATCGATCGTATGGAGCGGGTTGCGGGAAAAGGCGGAGGCGTATGCTTTCACACTGCAACAATGGCATCTGACGGCCGTGCTTGAACCGGATGAAACGCATTGA